One part of the Candidatus Hydrogenedentota bacterium genome encodes these proteins:
- a CDS encoding ABC transporter ATP-binding protein, with product MDYSIESHGLTKIYNGQPVVNRLNLRIERGTFCGFLGPNGAGKSTTIKMLTGVLAPSSGYARILGNNLKHDTLAIKKRIGVVPEDQCLFENLTAPEYLVFIGRMYGLPKDVALDRSHELLDALGLADASKTLILEFSTGMKKKLALCAALIHDPEILFLDEPFEGVDAIASRTLRAVLEQARARGATIFLTSHILEIVERLCSHVYVIHEGQLIFQGSLETLAQGSRLDEAFLKLVAHGQQENTQLSWLGASH from the coding sequence ATGGATTACAGCATAGAAAGTCATGGGTTAACCAAAATATATAATGGGCAGCCTGTCGTCAATCGTTTAAACCTTCGTATTGAGCGGGGCACCTTTTGCGGTTTCTTGGGACCCAACGGCGCAGGAAAATCTACTACCATCAAGATGCTGACGGGCGTGCTGGCTCCCTCATCCGGTTACGCGCGGATACTGGGCAACAACCTGAAGCATGACACCCTGGCCATTAAAAAACGCATCGGCGTCGTTCCCGAAGATCAATGTCTCTTTGAAAATCTGACTGCCCCGGAATACCTCGTCTTTATCGGGCGCATGTATGGATTGCCCAAGGACGTGGCGCTCGATCGAAGCCATGAATTACTGGATGCGCTGGGCCTTGCCGACGCATCAAAAACGCTCATATTGGAATTTTCCACAGGCATGAAAAAGAAGTTGGCCTTATGCGCCGCACTCATCCATGATCCGGAAATACTCTTCTTAGACGAGCCTTTCGAAGGCGTGGATGCCATCGCTTCGCGCACGTTACGGGCCGTCTTAGAACAAGCCCGCGCCCGAGGCGCTACCATCTTTTTGACCTCCCATATCCTTGAAATTGTGGAAAGGCTTTGCTCCCATGTCTATGTCATCCACGAAGGGCAATTGATATTTCAAGGTTCTTTGGAAACACTCGCCCAAGGGAGCCGTCTTGATGAAGCCTTCTTAAAGCTCGTCGCTCATGGTCAACAGGAAAACACACAGCTTTCCTGGCTGGGAGCCTCCCATTGA
- a CDS encoding SIS domain-containing protein, whose translation MISWNEKEQPLVTAMLDRRPDLACCEEALFAAHRALSICFDGPNRFFTCGNGGSHADAQHIVGELCKSFERRRTLDPAFQEKLSGLPYGDDLSQHLETGLPAITLGLNGPLKTAIENDCIFPNIAFAQELNALMSPGDLLLAISTSGNAANCLMAMSVAKAHGGKVITLTGPGGGRMAEVADIAIKAPGDSTKVIQEAHVVLWHTLCLLIEARYFPEMR comes from the coding sequence GTGATTAGTTGGAACGAAAAAGAACAACCACTCGTGACTGCCATGTTGGATCGCCGCCCCGATTTAGCCTGTTGTGAAGAGGCGCTCTTTGCGGCACACCGTGCGTTATCGATCTGTTTCGATGGGCCGAACCGTTTTTTTACCTGTGGAAATGGCGGATCCCATGCGGACGCGCAGCATATCGTCGGGGAGCTGTGCAAAAGTTTTGAACGGCGCAGAACGCTGGATCCCGCTTTCCAAGAAAAGCTGAGCGGTCTTCCCTATGGTGACGATTTAAGCCAGCATTTGGAAACAGGGCTGCCCGCCATTACCTTGGGTTTGAATGGTCCGTTGAAAACAGCCATTGAAAACGACTGTATTTTTCCGAATATTGCTTTCGCACAAGAGTTAAACGCCCTGATGAGTCCCGGTGATTTGCTGTTGGCGATTAGCACCTCAGGCAATGCTGCCAATTGTCTGATGGCCATGTCAGTTGCCAAAGCGCACGGCGGCAAGGTAATCACGCTGACAGGACCGGGAGGCGGGCGCATGGCGGAAGTTGCCGATATTGCCATTAAAGCACCGGGCGATTCGACGAAGGTGATCCAAGAAGCCCATGTCGTTCTCTGGCACACCCTCTGCTTGTTAATTGAAGCTCGGTACTTTCCGGAAATGCGTTAA